Proteins from a genomic interval of Rubinisphaera italica:
- a CDS encoding DUF1501 domain-containing protein, with protein sequence MKSFDSASQRREFLWKIGGGLGGIAMCQILARDAAASNGSAIEEGLHHPPKAKRVIQLFMTGGASPMDTFDYKPELIKLHGQKLGPNEKPEGFTAMPGAIMKSPFEFKQHGECGRWVSSVFPHQAKWVDEMAFLMAMSSKTNVHGPATYMMNSGFLLPGFPCMGAWISYGLGNLSDNFPTFVVLPDSKGLPYNQRGPFSSGFLPAIHQGTVINAGSPNPVPALFPHENFKFATKQSDHDGMKLLQQINRAHAELRPDDTRLDARIRSYELAAKMQLSAPEAFDLSRESDSTQKAYGLGEAVTDDFGRRCLLARRLIERGTRFVQVWSGPQGATGNWDNHGSIPNELPPIAMSVDQPIGALIGDLKSRGLFEDTLLIWTTEFGRTPFAQGGEGRDHNGGTFVTWLAGAGIKPGMAHGKSDDWGYQTAEGQTYCYDFHATILHLLGLDHTRLTFLQNGIDRRLTDVHGHVIHEILDEANASQSK encoded by the coding sequence ATGAAATCATTTGATTCGGCGAGTCAGCGACGTGAGTTTCTCTGGAAGATTGGAGGAGGACTGGGTGGGATTGCAATGTGCCAAATCCTCGCTCGGGATGCCGCTGCCTCGAATGGTTCCGCAATCGAAGAGGGACTGCATCACCCGCCAAAAGCGAAACGTGTCATCCAGTTGTTTATGACGGGCGGCGCCAGCCCGATGGATACCTTCGACTACAAGCCTGAACTAATCAAGTTACACGGCCAGAAGTTGGGGCCTAATGAAAAACCTGAAGGATTCACCGCCATGCCCGGTGCAATCATGAAAAGCCCTTTTGAATTCAAACAGCATGGAGAATGTGGACGATGGGTTAGCAGTGTGTTTCCTCATCAAGCCAAGTGGGTCGATGAGATGGCTTTCCTTATGGCGATGTCCTCAAAGACGAATGTCCACGGCCCTGCAACTTATATGATGAACTCCGGTTTTCTCCTCCCCGGTTTTCCCTGCATGGGGGCCTGGATCTCCTATGGTCTGGGAAATCTCAGTGACAACTTTCCGACTTTTGTCGTCTTACCCGATTCAAAAGGGTTGCCATACAACCAGCGTGGACCATTCTCTTCGGGCTTTTTACCTGCCATTCATCAGGGAACGGTCATCAATGCCGGGTCACCAAATCCAGTGCCAGCTCTTTTTCCTCATGAGAATTTCAAATTTGCAACCAAACAGTCCGACCATGATGGCATGAAGCTCCTGCAACAAATCAATCGGGCTCATGCCGAATTGAGACCTGATGATACCCGTTTGGATGCCCGAATTCGTTCCTATGAACTGGCAGCCAAGATGCAGCTTTCCGCGCCGGAAGCTTTTGATCTGAGTCGTGAAAGCGATAGTACGCAGAAGGCTTATGGTTTAGGTGAAGCGGTCACAGATGATTTTGGCCGTCGTTGTCTTCTGGCAAGACGCTTGATTGAACGAGGAACACGATTCGTCCAGGTGTGGAGTGGACCGCAAGGAGCTACTGGCAATTGGGACAATCATGGCAGCATCCCTAATGAGCTGCCACCAATCGCAATGAGCGTCGATCAGCCGATCGGGGCACTCATTGGTGATTTAAAATCTCGCGGACTCTTTGAAGATACCTTGCTCATTTGGACAACAGAATTTGGCCGTACTCCATTCGCTCAGGGTGGAGAAGGTCGGGATCACAACGGGGGAACCTTTGTTACATGGTTAGCAGGAGCCGGTATCAAACCAGGAATGGCCCATGGCAAGAGTGATGATTGGGGATATCAAACAGCCGAGGGGCAGACATACTGCTACGATTTTCACGCGACGATCCTGCATCTCTTAGGGCTTGATCATACTCGACTGACATTCCTCCAGAATGGTATCGACCGTCGCTTGACTGATGTGCATGGACATGTCATCCATGAGATTCTAGACGAAGCAAATGCTTCTCAATCCAAATAA
- a CDS encoding DUF1552 domain-containing protein, giving the protein MKHSWLIDRRHVLRGLGSFITLPLLNGMRPLRAAEIETPRRSAFVYIPNGVNTLDYQITTPNKDYTFSRSLQPLEKHRGVITPISGLHHPGGLGHHHNCQKIWLTGGHLGPTDRNTISVDQQMAEVTSPHTRFHSLEISNKGESLAWTADGIRLPGMSRCSEIFAYLFEEPKNGTDSQRRELRRKGSVLDANLEEVRSLERKMGVEDKGRMNQYLTAVRETEIRTKRADAWLDVPRPEISETDRQRNDRDVPQTQAGDYFRTVYDLILLAFQTDATRVVTFSSGLEGQGLAIPELGISQSRHELSHHNGDVGHMEKLTKSDTFSVEQFSYFLTRLAETPDFDGRPLLDTTMSLFGSGMAYGHSHGNANLPLVLAGGTGCGFKHGRHLDLNQGHFDGYQLDDPGQHYRLCSRPANENAHMSNLLLTMAQKMGVETDRFADSNSELEL; this is encoded by the coding sequence ATGAAACATTCCTGGCTGATTGATCGCCGTCATGTCCTGCGTGGACTTGGTAGTTTCATTACACTGCCGCTTCTGAACGGCATGCGCCCCCTGCGAGCAGCAGAAATTGAAACTCCACGACGGAGTGCTTTCGTTTATATCCCCAATGGAGTCAACACACTCGATTATCAAATCACAACACCGAATAAAGACTATACATTCTCACGTTCTCTCCAACCGCTCGAGAAGCATCGTGGTGTCATCACTCCGATCAGTGGTTTGCATCATCCGGGCGGATTAGGGCATCATCATAATTGTCAGAAGATCTGGCTCACGGGTGGTCATCTTGGTCCGACTGATCGCAATACGATCTCGGTTGATCAGCAGATGGCAGAGGTAACCTCGCCGCATACTCGTTTCCATTCCTTGGAAATCTCCAATAAAGGCGAGTCGCTGGCCTGGACTGCAGATGGAATCCGACTCCCGGGGATGAGCCGCTGCAGTGAGATTTTTGCTTATCTTTTTGAAGAACCGAAGAATGGTACTGATTCTCAACGGCGGGAACTTCGCCGTAAGGGAAGCGTGCTTGATGCCAATCTCGAAGAAGTCCGCTCCCTTGAGAGAAAAATGGGAGTCGAAGATAAGGGCCGAATGAATCAGTACCTCACTGCGGTTCGCGAAACTGAAATTCGTACCAAACGTGCCGATGCGTGGCTTGATGTCCCGCGTCCTGAGATCTCCGAGACTGATCGCCAGAGAAACGATCGAGATGTTCCTCAGACTCAGGCGGGGGATTATTTCCGAACCGTCTATGATCTGATCCTGCTCGCCTTCCAAACGGACGCCACTCGCGTGGTCACTTTCAGTAGTGGACTTGAAGGTCAAGGGTTGGCAATTCCGGAACTCGGTATTTCTCAGTCGCGTCACGAACTGAGCCATCACAATGGTGATGTTGGACACATGGAAAAGCTCACAAAAAGTGACACTTTCAGCGTAGAGCAGTTCAGTTACTTTTTAACTCGCCTGGCCGAGACTCCAGATTTTGATGGTCGTCCTTTACTCGATACAACAATGTCCTTGTTCGGCAGTGGCATGGCTTACGGGCACAGTCACGGCAATGCCAACCTGCCTCTCGTTCTTGCAGGTGGAACTGGCTGTGGATTCAAGCATGGTCGCCATCTCGATCTCAATCAGGGCCATTTCGATGGCTACCAACTCGACGATCCCGGCCAGCATTATCGCCTATGCAGTCGCCCTGCCAATGAGAACGCTCACATGAGTAACCTGCTGTTGACGATGGCACAAAAAATGGGCGTGGAAACTGATCGCTTTGCGGACAGCAACAGCGAACTGGAGTTGTGA
- a CDS encoding DUF1592 domain-containing protein → MRFCFILFAYLSGVAVVSAAEPFEAFLNSHCLRCHGPEKVERDLRIDQLSRDFKSGEDAHLWGEIVERINSGEMPPEEEPQPTENEIAAVITQLDTQIREGRAARMAARPPVAHYRLSRKEYQNTVYDLLGVRYDPAKPGELNADPLWHGFERIGSFLSLSPSHVERYYRAAETVLNRAFPDKPPETQTVRMTAADIRYGGGKQQQEYLDRFGIKRPLRALIFPGRDLQALRPHWFGRTGSEQSGLYRARMQVSGIRPQGGQTAHLRIGERTGEGTNEGLVEFDILAPEDEPEIIEFEVFLEMPTSLEFNVVVSDIISRDKGGHHRNILGGSNYIFTHTSETRLLNPTGPKLFDEAGNGIFSFVLLDWIEWEGPIESQTERATRAGIFPPDDATPEVVANHLQQFAERAWRRPVAREELRFYLSSYETELAAGESINSAYRVALLGVLTSRNFTYLVEGDIQPRQQLTDWELASRLSYFLWSSMPDQKLFDAAQNGTLTGDGLASQIDRMLADQKINRFIDDFPRQWLQLHRLGMFPPDGKLYPDYDVWLEASMHEEVIQVFREVFANNLPVNTFIASDWTIANPRLCEFYGLPEPKTSGFQRVTLRPEDHRGGLLTTGAILGLTSDGTRHRPVHRGVWVSEAIFGKTPPPPPANVDPIEPNPPESPKATIRQKIEAHAQNANCAACHRNIDPLGLAFDQFDAIGQWRTHERVEKGTGADPPVDSSGTMPDGRTFTDAEQFKQLLLEDRDQFLHAFVEHLCTYGLRRVLTVDDREDIEEIVKEAKLKQYQLKDIVRVVTMSDLFQKR, encoded by the coding sequence ATGCGATTTTGTTTCATATTATTTGCATACCTTTCAGGTGTGGCAGTCGTTTCAGCTGCAGAACCGTTTGAGGCGTTTCTGAATAGTCATTGCCTGCGTTGTCACGGTCCTGAAAAAGTGGAACGAGACCTGAGGATCGATCAGCTGTCGCGAGATTTCAAATCCGGCGAAGATGCCCACTTATGGGGAGAAATCGTTGAGCGGATCAATTCAGGCGAAATGCCACCCGAAGAGGAACCTCAGCCCACCGAAAATGAGATTGCAGCCGTCATTACACAACTTGATACCCAAATCCGAGAAGGACGCGCTGCTCGCATGGCGGCCCGACCGCCGGTCGCACACTACCGACTGAGCCGAAAGGAATATCAGAATACCGTCTACGATTTACTAGGTGTTCGCTATGATCCAGCCAAGCCGGGCGAATTAAATGCCGATCCACTCTGGCACGGCTTTGAGCGAATCGGCTCATTTCTTTCTCTGTCGCCTTCGCATGTCGAGCGATATTATCGTGCCGCTGAGACCGTCCTAAACCGTGCATTTCCCGACAAGCCTCCCGAAACTCAAACTGTGCGTATGACAGCCGCTGATATTCGGTACGGTGGCGGAAAACAGCAACAGGAGTACCTCGATCGTTTTGGAATCAAGCGGCCGCTCCGTGCACTCATCTTTCCTGGTCGGGATTTGCAGGCATTGAGGCCACACTGGTTTGGCCGGACGGGATCAGAACAGAGCGGTTTGTATCGCGCGAGAATGCAGGTCAGCGGAATTCGTCCACAGGGAGGTCAGACGGCTCACCTCCGCATCGGGGAACGAACAGGAGAAGGCACTAACGAGGGACTGGTCGAATTCGATATCCTCGCGCCGGAAGATGAGCCGGAGATCATCGAGTTTGAAGTTTTCCTCGAGATGCCCACCAGTCTTGAGTTCAATGTTGTCGTTTCGGACATCATCTCTCGCGATAAAGGCGGACACCATCGCAATATTCTGGGTGGCTCCAACTATATTTTCACTCATACCAGTGAAACCCGACTGTTGAATCCGACTGGCCCCAAATTATTCGATGAAGCGGGGAATGGAATTTTCTCATTTGTCCTTCTGGACTGGATTGAATGGGAAGGCCCCATTGAAAGTCAAACCGAGCGTGCGACACGCGCGGGTATATTTCCTCCCGATGATGCAACACCGGAAGTGGTTGCAAATCATCTGCAGCAATTTGCGGAACGTGCATGGAGACGACCTGTTGCCAGAGAAGAACTCCGATTCTATCTGAGCTCTTACGAAACCGAACTCGCTGCTGGCGAGAGCATCAATTCGGCTTATCGAGTCGCTCTACTGGGTGTGCTGACTTCTCGCAATTTCACCTATCTCGTTGAAGGCGATATCCAGCCACGCCAGCAATTGACCGACTGGGAACTGGCCTCGCGACTCTCGTATTTCCTCTGGAGTTCCATGCCCGATCAGAAATTGTTTGATGCTGCTCAAAACGGGACACTAACTGGTGACGGACTTGCTTCGCAAATCGATCGCATGCTTGCGGATCAGAAAATCAATCGCTTTATCGACGACTTTCCGCGTCAATGGCTGCAACTCCATCGACTTGGCATGTTTCCACCTGATGGCAAACTGTATCCAGATTATGATGTCTGGCTGGAAGCGAGTATGCACGAGGAAGTGATTCAGGTTTTTCGCGAAGTATTTGCAAACAACCTTCCCGTCAATACTTTCATCGCCTCTGATTGGACGATTGCCAATCCGCGATTGTGCGAATTCTACGGCCTGCCTGAGCCGAAGACATCTGGTTTTCAGCGAGTTACATTACGTCCCGAGGACCACCGAGGTGGACTACTGACAACGGGAGCCATTCTCGGACTGACTTCCGATGGCACACGACATCGTCCAGTTCATCGAGGTGTCTGGGTCAGTGAAGCCATATTCGGAAAAACACCACCTCCACCACCTGCCAATGTCGATCCCATCGAACCCAATCCTCCAGAAAGTCCCAAGGCGACGATCCGACAAAAAATCGAGGCTCACGCACAGAATGCGAACTGTGCCGCCTGTCATCGCAATATCGATCCGCTCGGGCTGGCATTCGATCAGTTCGATGCCATCGGTCAATGGCGGACTCATGAGAGAGTCGAGAAAGGGACCGGAGCCGACCCCCCTGTCGATTCCAGTGGCACCATGCCAGACGGTCGGACCTTCACCGATGCAGAACAATTCAAACAGCTGCTACTAGAAGATCGCGATCAATTTCTGCACGCTTTCGTCGAGCACTTATGCACCTACGGCTTACGTCGCGTTCTTACCGTTGATGACCGAGAGGACATCGAAGAGATTGTAAAGGAAGCGAAGCTGAAGCAGTATCAATTGAAGGACATCGTTCGAGTTGTCACCATGTCCGATTTATTCCAGAAACGTTAA
- a CDS encoding pyrroloquinoline quinone-dependent dehydrogenase: protein MNINHLSIKRQVQQTRTRSQAIAVMQIGLIAVSLLNTSLAIAQENADWMTVGGDRGNMRYSTLSQINQENVAQLDLAWEYKTGELSNGRGKIIECTPIIIDGVMYVTTAYLKLVALDAATGSKLWEFDPLEHSVQSYPLASGGVNRGVAYWSDGQPNGEQRILHGISAGLLYSLDAKTGQLDPEFGEQGVKDLREDFQEDLSKLGYGPTSAPTICGDVVVLGVSCGEGPGVSAPGDIRGFDVRTGKQLWRFHTVPRPGEFGNETWEGDSWKDRGAANAWGGASSDPQRGLIFCATGSAAFDFYGGDRKGENLFANCVIAIDAKSGKRKWHFQTLRHDLWDHDLPVYPNLVTVIREGKSVDAVAQVTKTGYVYLLNRDTGKSLFEIQQEPVPESDVDGEQAWPTQPIPVKPAPFAAQHFDESNVTTIGEKNRDFVIEKLKTLRNGPAFNPPSLQGTVVIPGFHGGANWSGASFDPETAILYLNSTNLPNIMTLVPAPAGSPFRFVHKGYIQFRDQEGYPAIAPPWGLLNAINLNTGEYLWRTVLGEYPELTERGIPQTGTESFGGTIVTAGGLVFIGGTTDEKFRAFDKSTGKMLWDYQLPAGGYANPSTYMIDGKQYVVIAAGGAGKLRTKAGESFMVFALP from the coding sequence ATGAATATCAATCACCTCTCCATTAAACGTCAAGTTCAACAGACGCGAACTCGTTCGCAGGCGATTGCTGTTATGCAGATCGGTCTTATTGCTGTTAGTCTGCTGAACACGAGTCTCGCGATTGCTCAGGAAAATGCCGACTGGATGACGGTTGGTGGCGATCGTGGAAATATGCGGTACTCGACTCTGTCGCAAATCAACCAGGAAAATGTTGCACAGCTTGACCTTGCCTGGGAGTATAAAACTGGCGAACTATCCAACGGACGTGGAAAAATTATTGAATGCACACCAATAATCATTGATGGGGTGATGTATGTAACAACGGCCTACCTGAAGCTTGTTGCCTTAGATGCCGCGACGGGAAGCAAACTGTGGGAATTCGATCCGCTTGAACATTCGGTCCAGTCATATCCGCTCGCCTCAGGAGGAGTTAATCGGGGAGTAGCGTACTGGTCGGATGGCCAACCGAACGGAGAACAAAGGATTCTACATGGGATATCAGCTGGATTATTGTATTCACTCGATGCAAAAACCGGTCAGCTTGATCCAGAGTTTGGAGAGCAGGGCGTCAAAGATTTACGCGAGGATTTTCAGGAGGATCTCTCAAAACTCGGATACGGTCCGACATCTGCACCAACAATTTGTGGTGATGTGGTTGTTCTCGGAGTTTCCTGTGGGGAAGGTCCTGGAGTTTCTGCTCCGGGAGATATTCGTGGATTTGATGTAAGGACCGGCAAACAATTGTGGCGTTTTCATACTGTTCCACGGCCTGGGGAATTTGGCAATGAAACCTGGGAGGGCGACTCCTGGAAAGATCGGGGAGCCGCAAATGCATGGGGCGGAGCGAGCAGCGATCCCCAACGGGGACTCATCTTTTGTGCGACCGGATCAGCGGCCTTTGATTTTTATGGTGGAGATCGAAAAGGGGAAAATCTTTTCGCCAATTGTGTTATTGCGATCGATGCGAAATCTGGAAAGCGGAAGTGGCATTTCCAGACTCTCCGACACGACTTATGGGATCATGATCTGCCGGTCTATCCGAATCTGGTGACGGTTATCCGTGAAGGCAAGTCCGTCGATGCGGTCGCTCAGGTGACAAAGACGGGATATGTCTACCTGTTAAATCGCGATACTGGCAAGTCACTTTTTGAGATTCAGCAAGAGCCGGTTCCAGAGTCCGATGTCGATGGAGAACAGGCCTGGCCGACGCAGCCGATTCCTGTCAAGCCGGCTCCTTTCGCGGCTCAACATTTTGATGAATCGAATGTGACAACAATCGGCGAAAAGAACCGCGACTTCGTAATTGAGAAGCTGAAAACGCTACGCAACGGACCGGCATTTAATCCGCCCAGTTTACAGGGAACGGTTGTCATTCCCGGCTTTCATGGTGGTGCAAACTGGTCGGGAGCCAGCTTTGATCCGGAAACTGCGATCCTGTACCTCAACTCGACAAATCTACCCAACATCATGACACTCGTTCCCGCCCCAGCCGGGTCTCCGTTTCGTTTTGTCCATAAAGGATACATTCAGTTTCGAGATCAGGAAGGGTATCCAGCGATCGCTCCTCCCTGGGGGTTGCTCAATGCCATCAATCTCAACACTGGTGAATATCTCTGGCGAACCGTGCTCGGTGAGTATCCCGAGTTGACTGAAAGAGGAATTCCACAAACCGGCACCGAAAGTTTCGGAGGGACCATCGTGACCGCAGGCGGACTGGTTTTCATTGGCGGAACGACTGATGAAAAATTCCGTGCTTTCGATAAATCGACCGGAAAAATGCTGTGGGACTATCAATTACCCGCAGGAGGATACGCGAACCCGAGCACTTACATGATCGACGGAAAACAATACGTAGTCATCGCAGCCGGAGGAGCCGGTAAGTTACGAACGAAAGCCGGCGAAAGCTTCATGGTGTTTGCACTCCCTTAA
- a CDS encoding DUF1592 domain-containing protein has translation MNMHFFEFVRAAIFRVNCVIAFSIAISSSIFAAETDPKDKDFVASFLNMHCLDCHNASTSEGEREFESFALPIQSLQHLITADEIIDQVTLRKMPPEDAEQPSDEQRVMLVTALRDRIQEARSQFESSGSRTIMRRLSNREYENTLAVLFNRRVDTLGLTADFPKENTSQHMDNIGESLVTSGFLLDQYFEAATRLVEARLGRSEMKPQSWHFTDNFKQYEELSNSHRSVFNYEFLCLYEQPNTDTRQGGYGHIEDFLEGVPVSGLYDIEVNAQAMHRDTHYDPKIFRIDFSEPFQLAVVPGDVTKGHIHYPQAIEPILASAIVPDDQPEWLTFRVWLEAGQTPRFIFPNGPYESRASVIATNKRYKDEFKKPQDGVSRTTLLREGELPHIKIGEIKVHGPIVEPGGSKEEIAVFGSEGFQEARAMQQLFAFAKHAYRRPLNEADQNRIEALYQQRLSEQATPRQAALDTLKMILCSPSFLYLSEITPEEERELQPYDLASRISYTLWTAPPDDKLFAAAESGRLSETEELKKQVRRLLSDPRSEEFVNGFLDSWLNLRAIGDLPPPRKEAWEYYAQNLPESMKQEARLFFRTLLDENGSVADFLDSDYTFVDKKLANLYQLPEKDTLRLADGFQRVSLTDNKKRGGLLGMAGVLTVSANGVDTSPVTRGVWVMENILGTIPPPPPDEVPAFDADVSGAKTIRERLAKHSTDQTCFVCHRNIDPHGHALESFDPIGRWRDKYAGSKSPKVDPTGKFPSGETFEDFDSFKKVLIETRLDLFTRSLIEKLLTYSTGRHMERSDQFEIEDILERVKADHYGLQSIVVEVLTSDTFRSR, from the coding sequence ATGAATATGCATTTTTTTGAATTTGTTCGAGCAGCAATATTTAGAGTCAATTGTGTCATTGCCTTTTCTATAGCAATCTCCTCATCGATATTCGCGGCTGAAACGGATCCTAAAGACAAAGATTTTGTTGCCAGTTTTCTAAATATGCACTGTCTTGATTGTCACAACGCCAGCACATCAGAGGGCGAGCGTGAATTCGAATCATTTGCCCTTCCGATTCAATCGCTTCAGCATCTGATCACCGCTGATGAGATCATTGATCAGGTCACTCTCCGAAAAATGCCGCCTGAAGATGCGGAACAGCCGAGTGATGAGCAGCGAGTTATGCTTGTCACTGCACTGCGAGATCGTATCCAGGAAGCGCGCAGTCAGTTCGAAAGCTCAGGGTCACGCACCATTATGCGCCGACTCTCCAATCGCGAATATGAAAACACACTGGCGGTTCTATTCAACCGCCGTGTCGATACACTCGGGCTTACGGCTGATTTCCCAAAGGAAAATACCAGCCAGCACATGGATAACATCGGCGAGTCTCTGGTCACATCTGGTTTCCTGCTGGATCAATATTTTGAAGCAGCCACGCGACTGGTCGAGGCTCGACTGGGAAGATCTGAGATGAAGCCACAGTCGTGGCACTTCACCGACAATTTCAAGCAGTATGAAGAACTCTCAAATTCTCACCGAAGTGTTTTTAATTACGAGTTTCTATGTCTGTACGAACAGCCCAATACCGATACACGACAAGGCGGCTATGGCCACATCGAGGATTTTCTGGAAGGTGTGCCGGTCTCCGGGCTTTACGATATTGAAGTAAATGCTCAAGCGATGCATCGAGATACGCATTACGATCCCAAAATCTTTCGCATCGACTTTTCGGAACCCTTTCAACTCGCTGTCGTTCCCGGAGATGTCACAAAAGGACACATCCATTATCCCCAGGCGATCGAACCGATTTTGGCAAGTGCAATCGTGCCGGATGACCAGCCAGAGTGGTTGACATTTCGTGTCTGGCTCGAAGCGGGGCAGACGCCTCGTTTCATCTTCCCGAATGGTCCTTATGAATCACGGGCATCAGTGATCGCCACCAACAAACGATATAAAGACGAATTCAAGAAGCCGCAGGATGGGGTCAGTCGCACAACCCTGCTTCGTGAAGGGGAGCTGCCCCATATCAAGATCGGCGAAATCAAAGTTCATGGGCCGATTGTTGAACCGGGGGGAAGCAAAGAAGAAATCGCGGTCTTTGGAAGCGAAGGCTTTCAGGAAGCTCGTGCGATGCAGCAATTGTTTGCTTTTGCAAAACATGCCTATCGGCGTCCGCTTAATGAAGCCGATCAAAATCGGATTGAAGCTCTTTATCAACAACGATTATCCGAGCAAGCCACACCACGCCAGGCAGCACTCGATACCTTGAAGATGATCCTGTGCTCGCCCTCTTTTCTTTACCTCAGCGAGATCACTCCCGAAGAGGAACGTGAACTCCAGCCGTATGACCTCGCTTCCCGCATTTCTTATACCTTGTGGACGGCTCCGCCTGATGACAAACTTTTTGCCGCTGCCGAATCAGGCCGCTTATCAGAGACAGAGGAATTGAAGAAGCAGGTGCGTCGTCTGCTCAGTGATCCCCGTTCTGAGGAATTCGTCAACGGCTTTCTCGATAGCTGGCTCAATCTGCGAGCGATTGGCGATCTGCCACCGCCACGAAAAGAGGCTTGGGAATACTACGCACAAAATTTACCCGAATCGATGAAACAGGAAGCTCGACTCTTTTTCAGGACCCTCCTTGATGAGAATGGATCGGTGGCCGATTTTCTCGATTCTGACTACACATTCGTTGATAAGAAATTAGCGAATCTTTACCAGTTACCAGAGAAAGACACACTTCGGCTGGCGGACGGATTTCAACGTGTCAGCCTGACGGATAACAAAAAGCGTGGTGGGCTCCTTGGAATGGCTGGCGTGTTAACCGTCAGCGCCAATGGAGTCGATACCTCCCCTGTGACTCGTGGCGTCTGGGTGATGGAAAATATTCTCGGAACCATCCCTCCGCCACCACCAGATGAAGTTCCAGCTTTCGATGCCGATGTTAGTGGTGCGAAAACCATCCGTGAAAGACTAGCCAAGCACAGTACCGATCAAACCTGTTTCGTCTGCCATCGAAATATCGATCCACATGGTCATGCCCTGGAATCCTTCGATCCTATCGGGCGCTGGCGAGATAAGTACGCTGGCTCCAAATCACCCAAAGTCGATCCAACGGGCAAGTTTCCGTCAGGAGAAACGTTTGAAGACTTTGATAGTTTCAAGAAGGTTTTGATCGAAACTCGCCTTGATTTATTCACTCGTAGCCTCATTGAAAAACTGCTTACCTACTCAACTGGTCGGCACATGGAACGTTCGGACCAGTTCGAGATTGAAGACATCCTGGAACGTGTCAAAGCCGATCACTACGGGCTTCAATCCATTGTCGTCGAAGTCCTGACATCCGATACCTTTCGCTCTCGCTGA
- a CDS encoding DUF1552 domain-containing protein, whose protein sequence is MKNSINRRRFILRSAAVSLALPGLPSLVTGADIKSSEIAESQGAGTGARRFVAVGNLLGFQQKHFFPETTGKAYEETPLLKPLAANRDQITVYRGLDHGLRGGHFAVHTFLSGLLHHESKNRADGNVTIDQFIADEVGNQTRFPSLTVGSEGGIHGGCQLSWTKSGVRVPPITGPAELFDRLFVTDSEERHKQQVKANSLQASVLDSIREEAGALSKRVNTEDKAKLDEYFSSIRDVEKRLELRQRWADQPKPKAPFDKPADKNTVEDLPMLYELIALALQTDSTRIATLEIGGSFLPQHLGIDKSYHGLSHHGNDEETIAHLVTLEKYQLEQYGKFLTRLAGIQDGEQSLLDSTAVLFGSGMGSANSHTNSDLPIIVAGGGYGKGEFKQAPTSGPGKIPLCNLFLDIAQRMGVQKESFGTSTGTFS, encoded by the coding sequence ATGAAAAATTCCATCAATCGTCGACGTTTCATTCTTCGATCAGCTGCCGTCTCTCTCGCTTTGCCGGGGTTGCCATCATTGGTGACAGGGGCGGATATTAAGAGCTCAGAGATCGCAGAGTCTCAGGGTGCAGGTACTGGTGCTCGCCGGTTTGTTGCTGTGGGTAACCTACTCGGCTTTCAGCAGAAGCATTTCTTTCCAGAGACGACAGGGAAAGCGTATGAAGAAACGCCACTACTGAAACCTCTGGCTGCGAATCGCGACCAGATTACGGTCTATCGTGGCCTGGACCATGGTCTTCGCGGAGGTCACTTCGCAGTGCATACGTTTTTATCGGGCTTGCTGCATCACGAGTCAAAAAACCGCGCAGATGGCAACGTCACAATTGATCAGTTCATTGCTGATGAAGTAGGCAATCAAACGAGATTCCCATCGTTAACGGTCGGCTCGGAAGGTGGTATCCATGGCGGTTGTCAACTTTCGTGGACTAAGTCCGGTGTTCGCGTTCCGCCAATCACGGGACCTGCAGAGTTGTTTGATCGACTGTTTGTCACCGATTCTGAAGAACGTCACAAACAGCAAGTGAAGGCAAACTCTTTGCAGGCTTCTGTTCTCGATTCAATCCGCGAGGAAGCCGGGGCTCTTTCCAAGCGAGTTAACACAGAAGACAAAGCGAAGCTCGATGAATATTTCAGTTCGATTCGCGATGTCGAAAAACGATTAGAGCTTCGCCAACGTTGGGCAGATCAACCCAAGCCGAAAGCACCTTTCGATAAGCCAGCTGACAAAAACACGGTCGAAGATCTCCCAATGCTTTATGAGTTGATCGCACTCGCATTGCAGACAGACTCGACACGCATCGCAACTCTCGAAATTGGTGGCAGCTTTTTGCCTCAGCATCTGGGGATCGATAAGTCCTATCACGGCTTATCGCATCACGGCAACGATGAAGAAACGATTGCCCACCTTGTCACGCTCGAAAAGTATCAACTGGAGCAGTACGGAAAGTTCCTGACCCGCCTTGCTGGAATTCAGGACGGCGAGCAATCGCTATTGGACTCGACAGCGGTCCTCTTCGGCAGCGGCATGGGCAGCGCCAACTCTCACACCAACTCAGACCTGCCGATTATTGTGGCTGGTGGTGGCTACGGAAAAGGAGAGTTTAAGCAGGCACCGACCAGCGGCCCCGGCAAGATTCCGTTGTGCAATCTCTTCCTGGACATCGCTCAGCGCATGGGCGTCCAGAAAGAATCCTTCGGAACGAGTACCGGAACTTTTTCGTAA